The following proteins are encoded in a genomic region of Gouania willdenowi chromosome 6, fGouWil2.1, whole genome shotgun sequence:
- the LOC114464772 gene encoding tripartite motif-containing protein 16-like codes for MEQQEAELQTESFSCSICLDLLKEPVTTSCGHSYCWKCISKHWDAEEEKHSYSCPQCRETFIRRPDLKKNIMLAELVEELKKNRRQDDPVDERFAAAEDVACDVCTERKLKASKSCLNCVASYCEKHLQPHHESAALKRHKLVDPSKKIQETICSHHDEVMKMFCRTDQQCICIICSIEEHKDHDMVSAATEKTEKQRELQERRADIYKNIQDREKDVELLKEQEKTIKLSADQTVEHSEQMFTELIRLLQQRSSELEKEVRSKQQTEVSAVRALQEKLEQEISELKKRDAELQQLSHTEDHIQFVLSYSSLSALSVSTHSSIIHRGPGSCFEEVTAAVSELREHLHKVLMEDWNKVCQTVERVDDLPSELRTRAGFLKYSQEITLDPNTVYRKLRLSEGNRKVSLMREYQLHPDHPDRFTGWYQVLSGESLTGRCYWEVEWRGRGVEIVVTHKSISRAGRGRECGFGLNDKSWMLECSPNSYTFYHNNIYTLVSGPQSSRIGVYVDHTAGILSFYSVSETMTLLHRVITTFTEPLYAGVCIYYYGDSVEFCKL; via the coding sequence ATGGAGCAGCAAGAAGCTGAGCTACAGACAGAAAGTTTCTCCTGTTCCATCTGTCTGGACCTCCTGAAGGAGCCGGTGACCACTTCCTGTGGACACAGTTACTGCTGGAAGTGTATCAGCAAACACTGGGATGCAGAGGAGGAGAAGCACAGCTACAGTTGTCCTCAGTGCAGAGAGACGTTCATAAGGAGGCCTGATCTAAAGAAAAACATCATGTTAGCAGAGTTAGTGGAGGAGCTGAAGAAGAACAGACGTCAAGATGATCCTGTTGATGAAAGATTTGCTGCAGCTGAAGACGTGGCCTGTGATGTTTGCACTGAGAGGAAACTGAAAGCCTCCAAGTCCTGTTTGAACTGTGTGGcctcttattgtgaaaaacaTCTTCAGCCTCATCATGAATCTGCTGCATTAAAGAGACACAAACTGGTGGATCCGTCCAAGAAGATCCAGGAGACGATCTGCTCTCATCATGATGAGGTGATGAAGATGTTCTGTCGCACTGATCAGCAGTGTATCTGTATTATCTGCTCCATAGAGGAACATAAAGACCACGACATGGTTTCAGCTGCAACTGAAAAGACTGAGAAACAGAGAGAGCTGCAGGAGAGACGAGCTGACATCTACAAGAACATCCAggacagagagaaagatgtGGAGCTGCTTAAAGAGCAGGAGAAGACCATCAAACTCTCTGCTGATCAGACAGTGGAGCACAGTGAGCAGATGTTCACTGAGCTGATCCGTCTCCTCCAGCAAAGAAGCtctgagctggagaaggaggTCCGATCCAAGCAGCAGACTGAAGTGAGTGCAGTCCGAGCGCTTCAGGAGAAGCTGGAGCAGGAGATCAGTGAGCTGAAGAAGAGAGACgctgagctgcagcagctctCCCACACTGAGGATCACATCCAGTTTGTCCTCAGCTACAGCTCCCTGTCAGCGCTCAGTGTGTCCACACACTCCTCCATCATCCACAGAGGTCCTGGAAGCTGCTTTGAGGAGGTGACAGCAGCTGTGTCAGAGCTCAGAGAACATCTCCACAAAGTCCTGATGGAGGACTGGAACAAAGTCTGTCAGACTGTGGAGAGAGTGGATGATCTACCATCAGAGCTGAGGACCAGAGCTGGATTCTTAAAGTATTCACAGGAAATCACTCTGGATCCAAACACAGTTTACAGAAAACTCAGATTATcagaaggaaacagaaaagtaTCATTAATGAGAGAATATCAGCTTCATCCTGATCATCCAGACAGGTTCACTGGATGGTATCAGGTCCTGAGTGGAGAGAGTCTGACTGGTCgttgttactgggaggtggagtggaGAGGGAGAGGAGTTGAAATAGTGGTCACACACAAAAGTATCAGCAGAGCAGGGAGAGGGAGGGAATGTGGATTTGGATTAAATGACAAATCATGGATGTTAGAATGTTCTCCAAACAGTTACACATTTTATCACAACAACATCTACACTCTAGTCTCAGGTCCTCAGTCCTCCAGAATAGGAGTGTACGTGGATCACACAGCAGGTATTCTGTCCTTCTACAGCGTCTCTGAAACAATGACTCTCCTCCACAGAGTCATCACCACCTTCACTGAACCTCTATACGCTGgagtttgtatttattattatggaGATAGTGTTGAATTCTGCAAACTGTaa